The genome window TCGAGCACTTCGTCCGCGATCCTTCCAGTACCGAACGTGTTGACGAAGACGCCGACGGGCTGAGCCACGCCGATCGCATAAGCAATCTGCACTTCGCACCGGGACGCAAGCTTCGCGGCGACGACGTTTTTCGCGACGTACCGCGCGTAATAACAAGCCGATCGGTCGACCTTGGTGGGATCCTTGCCGCTGAAAGCACCGCCGCCGTGACGACCCATGCCGCCATAGGTGTCGACGATGATCTTGCGGCCCGTGAGACCCGCATCGCCAAACGGCCCACCAATGACGAAACGTCCCGTGGGGTTGATGAAAATCTTCGTGTGCTTGTCGATGAACTTCTCGGGGATGACCTTTTCGATGACGAGCGAATGCATCGCATCGACGATGGTCTTGTGCTTGACGTCGGGTCCGTGCTGCGTGGAGAGCACGATGGCCGCAACGCGTACGGGTACGTCGTTTTCGTACTCGAACGTGACCTGGGTTTTCCCGTCGGGGCGCAGCCAGTCCACCTTGTTCGCCTTGCGAACCTCGGCAAGCTTCCGAGCCATGCGGTGCGCGTAAGAAATGGGTGCGGGCATGAGCTCCGAGGTTTCGTCGGACGCGTAGCCGAACATCATGCCTTGATCACCGGCACCTTGTTCCTTGTGGAGCCCCTCGCCCTCGGTCACGCCGCGTGAAATGTCCGGGCTCTGCTTCTCGATCGCCGTGAGCACGGCGCAGGTTTCGTAGTCAAAACCCATCGCTGCGTCGGTGTATCCGATGTCTTTGATGGTGCTTCGAACGAGCACGGGCATGTCGACCCACGCGGTCGTGGTGATCTCGCCAGCGACGATTGCCATGCCGGTCTTGACCATCGTCTCGCACGCGACGCGAGCTGCCGGATCTTGGGCAAGGATGCCGTCGAGAACGGCGTCGGAAATTTGGTCGCAGATCTTGTCGGGATGGCCTTCCGTGACGGACTCTGAAGTGAACTGATACCGGCGCATGAATGCTCCTTGGGGAGAGGCGGAGCGTACGCATACGCCGCGGACGCTGGACCGTCAACGCGGGTAGCGGCACAAAAAGCGAAACGCCGGATTGCTCTGGGGCGATCCGGCATTTCACGACAGGCACGGCAAAGCGCCGAGCTACCTAGGCACGAGCGGTCATCAGCCGCTCATGCCTTCGAGCTTGGAGACGACGCTGCTCGGGAAAGTGCCTTGACCCAAGCGAGCGCGCACCTGCTTGAAAACGTTCTGCCACTTGCCCTTCTCGTCGCCCGTCAGGTCGATGACCGTCATCTTGCCCTTCATGCGCCCGAAGGCCGCTGCGTCTTCGTCACGAATACGCTTGGTGAGGGCTGCCGCAGCAACCTTGCCGGTGTCCGTGAGGATGGCTTTCAAGTCGGCCGGCAAGGAGTCGAGCTTCTTGGAGGACATGACGAGTGAGCCGATGGCGAATCCAGAGGAATCACTGACGATGTGGTCCACTTTGGACGACCACTGAAGCTGTTCGGCGGCGAGCGCCGGCGCGATGACGATGTTGATGGCGCCCGTGTTGAGCTGCGGGAGAACTTCGGGAACGCTGAGGGGGACGGCAGTGATGCCGCCGATGACTTGGTAGACGACCCCCAAGATCGAGTCATCACGCCACACATACGGCTTCTTGCCCTTGAGGTCGTCGGGGGTTCGGATGGCGAAACCCTTCGACATGACATGCGTACGGCCTACGTCGCCGTTGCCGAGGATGACGAAGCCCGCGTCACGCGCGCCGCGCTCGAAGTCGCCACGCATCGAGTCACGCGCTGCGTCGAGCTTGGCCCACGAGCTGAACAGACCGGGCATTTGCAGCGCGAGGATGGGTTTGTAGATGGCGCTGAGACCGACGGCAGTGATTGCGGCGCCATCGAGCTGGCCGGCCTTGCACTTGCCAACCATGGCTTTCTCGTCGCCCTGCGCGCCGTTGTAGAAAATCTGCACTTCGAGCCGCCCGCCGCTCTTCTCCTCGACCGCCTTCACCCACGTCGAAAACACCTTCCCCCAGGGGCTCGACTTCGGCGCCAACGTCCCAAGCTTGACCGTATGCTCGGCCGCGTTGGCTTGTTGAGAAAGTCCAACGCCCGCAAGGATCGTCAGGGCACTGAGAAGCTGAATCACCGCTTTTCGCCGCATCATCTGAAAACCTCCATCGCTCGGTTCGGGCACCCTCGCTCTCGTCGCTCCCGAGAGTCTTCCTTATTGCCGCGATCGTATAAAGGAGGTTCGACCTCCAGAACAGTCTCGCCTGACCGGATCGGTCCACGATGCAACGCAGCAAAGTGCGTCGAACCGGAACCGGACAGCGGCAGCACGATGCCGGACCAGCGCTCCTGTCGTCCGCGGACAAGAGGATCGCTGGTCCGACGTCGAGTGGTCGGCACGTGAGTCGGCAACAAATGTGACGGGGCGTGAGGGCAAAAGCGCCACGAGGACGGTTGACGATCCTTGAAACGCGTTATTCACGTTGCCGCATCGCGAAAAACTCTGATGATTACGACCCGATGATTCTGGAAGACATACGCAGCGTCCTCCAAGCGCAAGGCTGGCCCGTTGAAACGCTCTCCGAGTCCACGCTGCGCAGTCGGTTCCGCAGTCGAGACCGCATTTTTCCCCTGTTCATCCACGTCGAACCGCTGTTCGTCACCTTCGCCGTGATCCCTTACGCGCGACTACCCGAAGATCCCGACACGGCCGACGAACTGATGAGTCGACTCCTGCACCTCAACCGCGACATCAACCTCGCCAAGTATTCCGTCGACGACGACGGCGACGTCATCTTGAGCGCCGAGTACCGCATCGAGCACCTGGATCCGAGCGAGATCCGCGACGCCGTCGACGTGCTCTCGTTCTACGCGGACAAACATCACGCCGACGTGCATGCGCTCGCAGGTACGTGAAAATCGTTTCAGCTCCAACGATCACTCGGCCACCGTTTCCATCCGGGGCTTCGGCTGATCCTCTTTGGGCTCGCGCAGCTCCGTACGAGCGACGCGCATGCGCAGCACCAGGTCGCCTCGCACCACGGTCAATCGCACCGCAGTTCCCACGTCGCCTCGTAACATCGTGCGGATGCGCAGGGCATCGAGCTCCCGCACGTAACGCCCATCGATCATGATGATTTCGTCGCCCGGCAAGAGGCCCGCGCGTTCACCGGCGAGACCTGGAGACAAGTCGCGCACGTAAAGCGCACCGGTCTCGTTGTCACGCGTGAGCAGCACGCCGATCGATCCCGGGCGCTGGTTCGCGCATGCAACGAGTGCAAGCACGACGAGCAAAAACCACGTCGAGCGACCAACGGACGAACGCATCGCCGCCACGATAGCAAGCAGTCCCGCGCGAGATGTCCTTGCAGCACCTACCGCTCGCTGTTCAGCTTCGAGCATGCGTCGCCGGCGCAGCGTCTTGCTCGGGCTTTTCATCGCGATGGTCGTTGCGACAGCGGTAGCTTCGTGTGCATCCGGTGAAAGCGAAGAACCAGGTTGCCAAACCGATGCCGAGTGCGGCGGAGAGCGCATCTGTCGAGAAGGCGCGTGCTTTCGCATCATCGGCGATGTCGATGCAGCCTTCACCGAAGACGACGCTGGATGATGCGATCTAAGGATCGTCGCCGGCCCATCTGAGGCGCAGACGGCCGTCGCTCGTCGCGTTGAGGCGTGAACGGCACGCGAGCCTGTGAGAAGGCGGAGCGTCGAATGCTGCAAGCGTTTCGAGCTCGTCGGGCGTGGGTGGCTGCAAATGTGACTCGCCTTCGATGACTTCGACGCGGCACGTACCGCACGTTCCGGAACGACATGAAAATTCGACGGGTGCACGGCATGCGTCGCATACGTCGATGAGTCGATCGAAAGGCGCGGCTTTGCCCGTTACATCGGTCCGCGCGTTACTTGATTCGAAGTCGACGCGAATCACTTTTTCTCGCTTCGCTCGGCGTTCTTTCGACGCCCTTGGCTTGCTTGCGCCACGAGGAGTATTTCACTCGCATGCAGCATGGTTGGGACGTGATCATTCTAGGTGGTGGCCCGGGCGGGTCGACGCTTGCTTCGAGCCTTGCCAAGCGCGGACGTCGGGCGCTCGTTCTCGAACGCGAGAAATTTCCGCGTTTCCACATCGGCGAATCGCTCCTGCCGTGCTCGCGCGCGGTCTTCACGGAGCTCGGCATCGATGAAGAGCTCGATCGTAGGTTCATCCGGAAATACGGTGCACGCTTTCTCTGTTCGACGACGCGACGCGTGAACACGTACCACTTCGCCGACGCGTTCGACGCGGAGTTCGAATACGCCTACGAAGTTCAGCGAGCCGAGTTCGACGCGCTGCTGCTCGATCATGCGAAGAAGCTCGGCGCAGAAGTTCGCGAGGAATGGGAGGCAACGGAAGTGCTCTTCGAAGGCTCGCGCGCGGTGGGCGTGCGTGCGCGGAGCGTGCACGAGCCTTCACGCGTGGTGGAGCTTCGAGCGCCCGTGATCGCCGACGCGACGGGTCGCGACACGTTCCTCGCTTCGAAAACGCGGCGCAAAGCGAACGTCCCGCGGCTCGACAAAACGGCGCTCTTTTCGCACTTTCGCGGTTCGTTTCGCCAGGAAGGATTGGACGAAGGCAACATCCAAATCGTCATCTTCGACCACGGATGGTTTTGGTTCATCCCGTTCCGCGGAGACTTGTCGAGTGTCGGCGCGGTCGTGTCGTCCGATTGGATGAAGCAGAAGCAGAAGGGCGAAAGCCTCGACGCGTTTTTCCTACGCACGGTCGAGCTTTCTTCGTGGGCAAAGGAATTTCTTACGGGGGCGAAACAAGAGCGACCCGTAGCAGCGTTGGCGGACTTCTCCTATCGCATCGATCAGCTCGCCGGTGATGGCTGGCTTTTCGTGGGCGATTCAGGAGGTTTTCTCGATCCGCTCTTTTCCACGGGCGCACACCTGGCGATGCAAGGTGGATTGATTGCTGCTGAAACGATCGATCGAGCGCTCGAGCAGGGGGACGTTTCACGCGCTGCCTTCAGCGAGTACGAAGCGGCCGTGCGGTATGCCGTGGATTTGTTCTTGGGCGTCGTGCAGGGGTTTTACGCGGGGCACTTTCGCGAGCTTTTGTTCGAGCAGGACCAGCGCAAGACGATGCGCAAGATCATCACGTCGATCTTGTCGGGAGACGTGTTTCACCAAGAAAAGAAGCCGCAATGGGCACCGTTCGTCCGGGAGCTGTATCCCGCGGACGTGCCGCAGTTCGCTTAGACAAACTGCTCGCTCACTTCGCAGGGGCGCCCTGAGGAAGCGTTGCGAGTTGCGCTTTGCACGTTGCGGCGAGGTTGTCCTTTGCCGACGCGTTTTGCGCCGTCTCGCGCCATGCCGCTTGCATCGCCTTGAAGCCAGGCTCGCGAGCTGCACGAGATTCGGATGGAAGCGTGTCGAGAAACGCTTCCATCTTCTCGATGTACGCGTCGCACTCGGTAATGCCGACGGCTCCTTCGGATGTTGCGACGGCTCCTTCGTCCGTCTTTTCCTTCGCGCAGCCCATCGTTGCGAGGGCCAGGAGCAAAAGCGCGGTCGTTACTTTCCACATCGTGTCCGTCTCCATCGAGCATGCGGCATCGTTTCGCCGTGCGGATGGTGCCACATGCCGATCCGTCGACAAAACTTGTCGCATCGGAACGCGTCAGCCGCGCACGAGGAGAATCGCGTGTTCCTGGCGAGGTCGCGCAGCGAATACCCTTCGCGTGGGCTCGTGAAAGTGCGGGCGTTCTTGCGATGCAACCGCCCCGAAGCGCAAGTGCGTGTTCGACAAGACGCGGCGAATGGAATCCACCGCGTAGATGGGTTTTCCCGCGATCACGCTGTCGGCCAAGAGCAGCACCGCGAACGCGGATTTCACGAGCACGCGATCCATCGCGACAAGTGCCGCACCGATCTCGCGTTCCCAACGAACGACGCCTTCGATCGGGCCCAGCGTATCGAGCTTTCGACGCGCACCGATTTCGTTTGACGCGAAACGATCCGCTCGAAGACCGAGCCAGCGCAGACGCGCTTCGTGATGCGCGAGGTAATCGTAAACGCCAGGGTAGGGGGGCGACGTGACCACGAGGTTCACTGCGTGATCGGCGATCCCTGCAAGCACGCGGGCATCGCCTTCGAGCACGCGTGCTTCGGGGGCCTTGGCCAGCGTGGGCGCGACTTCGCCGAGTCGTTTCGCGAGCTCTTCTGTTTTGCGCACGAAGAGGCGCGCTGCGAAACCCGCCGCAATCCGCCGCGGAAGCTCGCGGTTCGACGTGTCCGACGTGCGACGGCTGAGCTTGGTGAGCATCGATGACAGCACGAGCTCCAGGTCGGCACGAAGCGGAGACGGCGTACGGTCGATGCCTGCGCGCAGGCCGTCGAGCTCGAGCAGGACGTGCCGATCGAAGAGCTCGAG of Polyangiaceae bacterium contains these proteins:
- a CDS encoding methionine adenosyltransferase produces the protein MRRYQFTSESVTEGHPDKICDQISDAVLDGILAQDPAARVACETMVKTGMAIVAGEITTTAWVDMPVLVRSTIKDIGYTDAAMGFDYETCAVLTAIEKQSPDISRGVTEGEGLHKEQGAGDQGMMFGYASDETSELMPAPISYAHRMARKLAEVRKANKVDWLRPDGKTQVTFEYENDVPVRVAAIVLSTQHGPDVKHKTIVDAMHSLVIEKVIPEKFIDKHTKIFINPTGRFVIGGPFGDAGLTGRKIIVDTYGGMGRHGGGAFSGKDPTKVDRSACYYARYVAKNVVAAKLASRCEVQIAYAIGVAQPVGVFVNTFGTGRIADEVLEKYILDQFDMRPKAIIDQLDLLKPIYRRTAAYGHFGRDEFTWERTDRAEKMRDDLLHPTASAASATPTNGDSGKGKKKGKKSASSAGDHA
- the dctP gene encoding TRAP transporter substrate-binding protein DctP, which codes for MMRRKAVIQLLSALTILAGVGLSQQANAAEHTVKLGTLAPKSSPWGKVFSTWVKAVEEKSGGRLEVQIFYNGAQGDEKAMVGKCKAGQLDGAAITAVGLSAIYKPILALQMPGLFSSWAKLDAARDSMRGDFERGARDAGFVILGNGDVGRTHVMSKGFAIRTPDDLKGKKPYVWRDDSILGVVYQVIGGITAVPLSVPEVLPQLNTGAINIVIAPALAAEQLQWSSKVDHIVSDSSGFAIGSLVMSSKKLDSLPADLKAILTDTGKVAAAALTKRIRDEDAAAFGRMKGKMTVIDLTGDEKGKWQNVFKQVRARLGQGTFPSSVVSKLEGMSG
- a CDS encoding YbjN domain-containing protein; amino-acid sequence: MILEDIRSVLQAQGWPVETLSESTLRSRFRSRDRIFPLFIHVEPLFVTFAVIPYARLPEDPDTADELMSRLLHLNRDINLAKYSVDDDGDVILSAEYRIEHLDPSEIRDAVDVLSFYADKHHADVHALAGT
- a CDS encoding PDZ domain-containing protein; the encoded protein is MRSSVGRSTWFLLVVLALVACANQRPGSIGVLLTRDNETGALYVRDLSPGLAGERAGLLPGDEIIMIDGRYVRELDALRIRTMLRGDVGTAVRLTVVRGDLVLRMRVARTELREPKEDQPKPRMETVAE
- a CDS encoding (2Fe-2S)-binding protein yields the protein MRVDFESSNARTDVTGKAAPFDRLIDVCDACRAPVEFSCRSGTCGTCRVEVIEGESHLQPPTPDELETLAAFDAPPSHRLACRSRLNATSDGRLRLRWAGDDP
- a CDS encoding tryptophan 7-halogenase; translated protein: MQHGWDVIILGGGPGGSTLASSLAKRGRRALVLEREKFPRFHIGESLLPCSRAVFTELGIDEELDRRFIRKYGARFLCSTTRRVNTYHFADAFDAEFEYAYEVQRAEFDALLLDHAKKLGAEVREEWEATEVLFEGSRAVGVRARSVHEPSRVVELRAPVIADATGRDTFLASKTRRKANVPRLDKTALFSHFRGSFRQEGLDEGNIQIVIFDHGWFWFIPFRGDLSSVGAVVSSDWMKQKQKGESLDAFFLRTVELSSWAKEFLTGAKQERPVAALADFSYRIDQLAGDGWLFVGDSGGFLDPLFSTGAHLAMQGGLIAAETIDRALEQGDVSRAAFSEYEAAVRYAVDLFLGVVQGFYAGHFRELLFEQDQRKTMRKIITSILSGDVFHQEKKPQWAPFVRELYPADVPQFA
- a CDS encoding site-specific DNA-methyltransferase — encoded protein: MNDRRDKPNVRRALSHVGGQVHIEGDAALGSQLAAALDVPTSEVAEEAARAHVHGFHSYPARMHPLTARRIIESFSRAGDVVLDPFCGSGTVLVEARLAGRRALGVDANPLAVRLASRKLREASEDERSALVEMARAAAAHADERRRAKAGPTKRYGKDDLELFDRHVLLELDGLRAGIDRTPSPLRADLELVLSSMLTKLSRRTSDTSNRELPRRIAAGFAARLFVRKTEELAKRLGEVAPTLAKAPEARVLEGDARVLAGIADHAVNLVVTSPPYPGVYDYLAHHEARLRWLGLRADRFASNEIGARRKLDTLGPIEGVVRWEREIGAALVAMDRVLVKSAFAVLLLADSVIAGKPIYAVDSIRRVLSNTHLRFGAVASQERPHFHEPTRRVFAARPRQEHAILLVRG